The Myxococcales bacterium region GCATGATGACGCCCCGATGGCGATCTGGACCATGCAGCCCTCCTGGCGCCGGGCGCTCGTGGCCGCGGGCGCGTTTCTGCTAGGCGGCGGCGCGGCCAACGGCTGGGTGCTCTTGGCTGGGCATGCGCCACCCATGAACGAGGCCGCGCGCGAGGGAGAGACGGCCCTTGTCCTCGCGGGAGGCCTCCGAGGCGGTCGCCCGAGCCCACTGCTCGAAGACCGGCTCGAGGTGGCCCTCGAGCTGGTGCGATCGGGCCGCGTCGCGAAGCTCCTCTTGTCGGGCAACAAGGCCTCACCCACCGGCGATGAGCCCGCCGCGATGCGACGCTGGCTCACGGAGCGCGGCGTCGCCGATGCCTCGCTCATCGTCGACGGTGAAAGTCACGACACGTTCACGTCGGTCTTCCGAGCGCGCCACGCCTACGGCCTCAACCGGTTGACCATCGTCACACAGCCGTTCCATTTGCCGCGCGCCATCTTCATCGCCAAGTCGTTGGGACTCGAAGCGCTCGCTTCGCCCGTTCCACCGGGCCGCTTTCGCGGCGACCTGCGTCACCCGGTGCGGGAGCTCGTCTCGCGAAGCGCGGCGGTCGTGGATCGACTCCGGGGCCGCGGCGCCGCGTCGTGATCGCTAAGGCTCCCTGGCGCCGGCCGGAGCCCGCACGTCACTCAAGGACGAGCGTGCCGAAGGCCTCGGGCACATGGAAATTGGGCTTCGGCGTTCGCGTAGGACTCCACGCGAGGTAGCGGCGCGGCGCCTTGCCCTCCATGCGGTAGAGGCCCACCGGCAGCCGCGCGCCGCGCTTGAGCGAGGCCTTGATATCCGAACTCCGTAGGGCCACCTCGATGATGGCGGTCCGCGGCGACGGTCCCAGCGTCGTAGCCACCGCGAGCCCCGAACTCCACGCGACGTTCGACACCTTCTTCGCGCGGTCCACCTCGAGGTCAAGGAAGTGCCCGTGCGGCCCCACCTCAACCTCGAAGTAACGTGTCCGCTGCGTCGCGTCGGGCGCGAGCATCAGCTCCACGCAGTCCTCTTCGTAGAGCTTCTCGCGCTCGACGCTCTTGTCGCGCGACAAGTCGGTGGACAGGCCCGCGTCATGAAGCGTAAACAGGGCATAGAGTCCGTGCTCGTCCCACGCGGCTCGAACCTCGGTCTTGATCCCCGTCGCAGCGCCGCTCCAGTCGGTGTCGAAGACCACCGGACTCGCCTTCGTCCACGGGGCGTCGGAGCCCTGCCCGTCGATGCGCGGAGCGGCGGAGGCGCGCACGGCGTGCAACTCGGGAAGTGCTGCCCCCGCGTCGCCGGTCGCGGACGCCGGCACCGCCGCCCGCGCGCGCGGCGGCGTCGAGGCGCTGCCGTCGGAGTGCAGGGAGAAGCCGCCCATGCCTTCGAGGTGCACGGGCCGCTTGCTTGCGAGGAGCGCGGCGCCGTCACCGGCGACGGGCGTCGCCGCCGCGAGGTCGATGGCGAAGCGCCCAGCCGCTACCTCAAGGAGCGGCGAGGTCTTGTGTCCCAAGAGCTCTCGCCCCAAGTCCGCGTTGTCCCAGAAGCCCAAGAGCTCCGCCGCGACGCGGTCGACGAGCACGGGATTGGTGCCGCCGACGACGAACTCTTCCTTCGACGGCCACTGCTTCCCGAAGCCGTCACCCCCCATCGCGGGGAGGCCCTCCGCCAGCACCGCGTCGGGCGCCTCGAGCTCGAGCACGTCAGCCATGCGCTCGGCGAAGAGCTCGAGCGCGGCCACGTATCGCTTGCGCGCGTCGGCGTCACCACGCTTGATGGCCTTGAGCGCATCGCCGAGCTCCCTGTGAGAGCGCCACTTCTGATGGAACGCGGGCTTCGCGTCGCTGTACTGAATCGTGCCCTGCATGCCCTTGATGGCCACGGAGAAGACCGAGAAGCGGTGCGCCTTGATCTTCGGCGCTGAAATGAAGAGACCACGCTCGAGATGGTCGGCGAGGACTTTCGGCATCAGCAACGTCGGCACATGCGTTTTCTGGAGCCCTTTGACGGCGAGCGGAAGGCCTGGCTTGTCGCCTTCGACGTCGAAGACGCCGTCGTCGTCGAGGGCCACGAGCCTTACGTTCTCCTCGCGGGCCAAGGCGTCGTAGCCAGTGGCCTTGACGAGGCGAACCCACTCGGCGTGGCCGTGACCGAAGCCGTCGGCGATGGTGATGGCGGCGTGACCGCGGGCCTTGAGGCAGCGAACGATGCCCCGCACGAACTCGCGGTCCGTGGTGCGCCCCACGACGCCATCGTCGCCGTCGTTCTTCGCCGGGTCCTTGAACCACTCCATGCCACCGAGGTTGGGCTTGATGAGCACCGGCGTTTCGGCGGCGCGTTTGGGGACCACCGCCGCGCAAAGCCGCTCGCCGAGCACCGCGCGCTCGTCGCCACCACCGCCGGCGCGAAGAATGGTAACCGGCGACCGATCCTTGGTGAGGCGCGCCTTGTGCGTTCGACGCAAGGCCTCGCCGTCGACCTCGCGCCCCGACGAGACGACCGGCGCTCCGGCGTCCCACGCCATCGTCGACGCGCCCGTGCCCACGTCTGCCGTGGCCCCAGCCGGCGGGAGGACACCCCTCGCCGCTGCCGACGGAGCCGCGGGCTCCTGCGCGATCGATGGGGACGAACCGCCCTCGCTACCTGGCCGTGGTGGCGCGCCCTTGCAGGCGAGCGGCAAGAGGGCACAGAGAAGCGCGGCCTTGAGCTTCAAGGCTCGCAGCAGATGGTCACGGGATTGGACGGCGTGACGGTGCCCGTCGGTGCGCCGCCGCTCGCGGGACACGTCACAGTGGGCGGCGTTGCCGTGGCCTTTAGGTAGTAGGCCGTGTCGGGATCGGTTCCGTTCGCGCGGTAGAGGCAAGTCCCGGCGCTTCGCGCCGTGGCGCAGTTGTCGGCGGAGCTGAGGGCCGTCACGTCGCACTGCGCCGCGTTGGGAGCGCCGCAGCCGCAGGTGCCGCAGTCGCGCGTGTCGGAGGCGGCCTTGTAGTAGAGCGCGCGGTTCGAGTACGGCGCGCCGGGGCAGCCGGCGATGTCGCCGTCTTTCGCGATGCAGAGCTTTGCGTTGAAGGGGGGCTCGGGCGTCTTCGAACAGACTCGGCCTGCGGTGCAGCCGGAGGTCGACGGTACCTGCGTTGTGCACGCAATGGCCGTCATGTTCCATGTGTAGCCGGGCTTGCTCGGCGTCGGCTTGGCCACCGTGGGCGCGCAGCTGCCGCCGGTCACGGCGGGCTTGCCGACCTTGACTCCGTTGGCCGCGTAGCCGTCGGGGTCGATGAGCGTGCCGTAGGACCAGTACTCGCAAGCGCCCGAGGTGAGCAGGCCGCCATTGCCCGTGCCCGCGCCAAAACAACCGCCGCGCGCGCCCTCGATGGGCACCTTCGCGCAGCCCGTTCCCGTCGCCGCGTTGCACGCGCACGCGGGACAGGTGGCGGCCGTGACGCCGGCGAGCCCCGAATACGCCGTGAGCACCTGCGTGACGGCGCCGCATGATGGCGCGCTCGCGAGGTTGCCTTCGTAGAGGCCAAAGGGCCCCGTCCACCCGGCGGGCGCGACGACGGCGCAGGAAAACCCCGCCGTCGCGCAGGTCGGAGGGGGCGGCGGACCGCTCGCCTCGAAGCCGTCAGGAGCGTCCATCGGATCGATGACCAAGGCATCGAGCGCGGCATCGACGACGGCGGCGAGGCCGTCGACCGACGATGCTGCATCGTGGCTCGCCGCCGCTGCGTCTAGCGTGACGAGCGCATCAAGGGCGTCGCCTGCATCCCCCGCCGCCTCGCCGCCTTGCAGGTCGCCGAGGCTGAAGCAGGCGATGACGGTGGCCGAGGCCGCCGAGGAGAGACAGACACCGACCGCGGCTCGCCAGCGCATCGCAGTTCAAGCTACCACGCCAACGCGGAATGTTTCGCGGCCTGCGTAGCGCACATTTGCGCACGCGAGCGCAAAGTGATGCCCCGACCCCGTGCTCTCTGCACGCGACGAGCGCTGGCGGAGCACGGTGCCGCTCGAGAGCTCCCACGCTCGGTATCCGCCGGGCGCGCTGCGCTATGCTGTTCGGCGATGCCCTCAATGCGCCGCCGCCTCCGCGAGCTCCTTGCGCTGGCCACGCTTGCCGCGCTGACCGCCTGCGGCACCCTCATCGGCTTCGACGACTTCACGGCGCCTCCGCCCAGCGAGCCAACCGACGCCACGACGGCGGAAGGGGCACCCCCGGGAGACGGAAGCAGCACTGCCGTCGCTGACAGCAGCGTGGCCGACGGTGCAGCCGCTGGCGACAGCCAGACGTCGCCCTTGCCATGCACGAGCCCCTTCACGGGGGGCTCGATGATCGTCCTCTACGGCGGGCGCCTTGGCGACGTGCAGCCGCTCGACGACGTCTGGACGTTCGACGGCACCACCTGGGCTTCTCAGCAGCAAGGGCCAAACCAGGTGACCCGTCACGCGATGGCCACGCGCGGAGCGCAGGCGGTCTCCTTCGGGGGAACTCACCTGGACGAGCAGCCGCACGACGACACGCAGCGGTTCTTCGCTGGGCCGAGGACCTGGGTCGCTTCCAGCCCTGCGCAGCGGCCGTCGCATCGCGCCGAGGCCGCCATGGCCCCCTTCGGCGACGAGCTCGTTCTCTTCGGCGGGACCGACGGAACCGCCTTCGGCGATACATGGCTGTCGGCGCCGACAGACGGCGGCGACCTCACATGGAACGAGGCAAAAAACACGGGCCCTGGGCCACGCCACGCCCACGCCATGGCGACGCTCCCGGAGGCCGGCACGTTGCTCTACGGTGGCCGACTCCAGGACAGTGGATTCGTCGAGGACACAGTGGTGTGGGATGGGCTCACTTGGCTCAAGCACGCTCACTTCACGACGGCCACCGACCACCCTAGCCGACGCGCCTATCACGCCATGGCGACGCTCGGTTGCAAGGTCATCATGTTCGGGGGCCTCGATGAATCGGGACCGCTCGGAGACACGTGGGAGTGGGACGGCCGCGTCTCGCCGAGCACGTGGGTGCGCAAGGCTCAAGGTCAGGCGGCGCCTACGCCCCGTTACGGGCACGCGATGGCCACGCTGAACGGCACGGTCATCCTTTTTGGAGGCCGCGACAAGAGCATGCACAACAGCGAGACCTGGACCTGGAACGGCAGCCGGTGGGACAACGTCACGAACAAGCTCGTAAGCACTCCTCCGCCGCCCCGCGCGCACCACGGGATGGCGGCCTACACGCAGTGACGGGCTGACGGCGAGCGCTGGTCCGGTGCCATCGCCGTCACCTTAGCTCCGCCGCACCGCTGCCAAAGAGCCGCTCGAGCCCCGACAAGAGCGGATCGCCCACCTCCACGCGATAGTCGCGCGAAAGCGCGAGCGTCGCTTCCGAGCCGTCGCTCAAGACGAGCGTCACGTCGACGCGCGTGTCGCCGGCGCGCTGCACGAAGAGATCGCGCATGGCCTTGAGGTGCTCGGGCTTGGCCCCGTTCTTCTCATGAATGCGAATGGCGAGGGCCTTCGTGTCCTCACGCACCATCGCTGAGAGGAGCTTCACGTCGTTCAAGAAGATGGTGGGCTCGCGGTTCACGTCATCGTCGCCCTCGGGAGCGTCTTCGTCGCGGCGTGGAAAGCTGACCTTGCCTTGCACCACGACGGGCTCGCCGCTCGTCAGCACGTGGGCGAAGTTTTCGATCTCCCGTCCCCTCACCTTCACGTTCACGCGGCCCGTGAGGTCTTCGAGCTCGAAGAACGCGATCTTGCCGCCGTTGTCGCGCAAGATCTTCTCGCGGTAGCCCTCGACCATGCCGGCGAGCTTCACCACGGCCCAGTCCTTCATGGTGGCGCAATCCGACGACGCGGCGAGCTCGAAGCGCGCGAACGAGCCCGCGCCTCTCAAGTACCTGTCGAGCGGGTGCCCCGAGACGTAGAAGCCCAGCGACTGGCGCTCGCGAACCAGAAGCTCCTTCTGGTCCCAAGGCTCGGCCTGCGCGTAGCCGCTCGACGCGGCCGCTGGTGCCCCCTTGCCGGCCGCTGGCGCCGCTGAGAAGAGCCCAAACAGCGACGTCTGGCCCACGTCACGATCACGACTCGCCGAGCGTGAGCGCTCGAGCGCCACGTCGATGCTCGCGAAGGCCCGCGCCCGAGAGATCCCTTCCGGTGCGAGCATCGTGTCGAAGGCGCCGCACTGCACCAGGGCTTCAAGCACGCCCTTGTTGATGCGCTTGGCGTCGACGCGCTCGGCGAAGTCGAAGAGATCCTTGAACGCGCCGCCCGCGCTCCGCGCTTCGAAGACCGCCTCGAGGGCGCCGCCGCCGACGCCGCGCACGGCGCCCAGGCCGAAGCGAATCTGCGGACCGAACTTGTCGCGAACGCGATCCTTCGAGCGGAGCCGCTTGTCACCGGCGGGGTTCGTGTAGACGACCTTGAAGTCGGTGTCGCTCTCGTTGATGTCCGGCGGCAGCACCGTGACGTTCATGGCGCGCGCGTCGGCGATGGTGCGGACCACCTTCTCGATGCGGTCCTTGTCGCTCGTCATGATGGCGCACAAGAGCTCCGCCGGGTAATGCGCCTTCAGGTACGCCGTCTGGTACGTGATGAGCGCGTAGGCCGCCGAGTGGCTCTTGTTGAAGCCGTAGCCAGCGAAATACTCGAGGAGGCCGAAGATGTTCTCCGCGTCGGCGTCGGAGACGCCCTTGGCCTTGGCGCCGTCGACGAAGAGGCTCTTCTGCTTGGCCATCTCCTCGGGCTTCTTCTTGCCCATGGCGCGGCGGAGGAGATCGGCGCCGCCGAGCGAATAGCCCGCGAGCGCCTGGGCGATCTGCATGACCTGCTCTTGGTAGACGATGACGCCGTAGGTCGGCACGAGCAGATGGTCGACGAGCGCGTGCATCGTCTCGACCTTGGCGCGGCCGTGCTTGCGGTTGACGAAGTCGGCGACCATGCCGGTGCCGAGAGGCCCAGGCCGGTAGAGCGCCACGGCGGCGACGATGTCTTCGAAGCTGTCGGCGCGCAGATCCTTGAAGAGCTGCTGCATGCCGCTCGACTCGAGCTGGAAGACGCCCTTCGTTTCACCCGACCCGAGCAGTTGGTACGTGGGCTTGTCATCGAGCGGCAGCGCCGCCAAGTCGAAGGGCGCGACGCCTTTGTGGTCGGGTCGCTCGTCGATGAGCTTTTGGGCGATGTCGATGACCGTGAGGGTCTTTAGCCCCAAGAAGTCGAACTTGACGAGGCCCGCCTGCTCGACGTCGTCCTTGTAGTACTGCGTGACGTACGCGCCGCTCTTCTCGTCGCGGAAGACCGGCACGTGCTCCCACAGAGGGCCTTCGCTGATGACGATGCCGGCGGCGTGTTTACCAGCGTGGCGTGTGAGCCCTTCGAGCTTCCGTGACTGGTCGAGGAGCTCCTTGATCTGCGGCTCGGTCTCGTAGCGAGCCTTGAGCTTCGGCTCGATGTCGAGGCTCTCGCCGATGGTGTACGTCTCGGCGGGCGTCTTGCGCGGGATCAGGTTGGCGACGGCCTGCGCGTCGATGGGCGTGATGCCCATGCAGCGGGCCACGTCTTTGATGACGCTCTTGGCCTTGAGCTCGGCGAAGGTGGCGATCTGACCGACGCTCTCTTCGCCGTATTTTTGCTGCACGTACGCGATGACCTGATCGCGCCGGTCCATGCAGAAGTCGACGTCGAAGTCCGGC contains the following coding sequences:
- a CDS encoding DUF362 domain-containing protein, producing the protein MKLKAALLCALLPLACKGAPPRPGSEGGSSPSIAQEPAAPSAAARGVLPPAGATADVGTGASTMAWDAGAPVVSSGREVDGEALRRTHKARLTKDRSPVTILRAGGGGDERAVLGERLCAAVVPKRAAETPVLIKPNLGGMEWFKDPAKNDGDDGVVGRTTDREFVRGIVRCLKARGHAAITIADGFGHGHAEWVRLVKATGYDALAREENVRLVALDDDGVFDVEGDKPGLPLAVKGLQKTHVPTLLMPKVLADHLERGLFISAPKIKAHRFSVFSVAIKGMQGTIQYSDAKPAFHQKWRSHRELGDALKAIKRGDADARKRYVAALELFAERMADVLELEAPDAVLAEGLPAMGGDGFGKQWPSKEEFVVGGTNPVLVDRVAAELLGFWDNADLGRELLGHKTSPLLEVAAGRFAIDLAAATPVAGDGAALLASKRPVHLEGMGGFSLHSDGSASTPPRARAAVPASATGDAGAALPELHAVRASAAPRIDGQGSDAPWTKASPVVFDTDWSGAATGIKTEVRAAWDEHGLYALFTLHDAGLSTDLSRDKSVEREKLYEEDCVELMLAPDATQRTRYFEVEVGPHGHFLDLEVDRAKKVSNVAWSSGLAVATTLGPSPRTAIIEVALRSSDIKASLKRGARLPVGLYRMEGKAPRRYLAWSPTRTPKPNFHVPEAFGTLVLE
- a CDS encoding YdcF family protein, whose amino-acid sequence is MAIWTMQPSWRRALVAAGAFLLGGGAANGWVLLAGHAPPMNEAAREGETALVLAGGLRGGRPSPLLEDRLEVALELVRSGRVAKLLLSGNKASPTGDEPAAMRRWLTERGVADASLIVDGESHDTFTSVFRARHAYGLNRLTIVTQPFHLPRAIFIAKSLGLEALASPVPPGRFRGDLRHPVRELVSRSAAVVDRLRGRGAAS
- the dnaE gene encoding DNA polymerase III subunit alpha, with product MADDASTAPVSSGPEFVHLHVHTQYSMLDGAVKVKDLVKRVAKGGMKAVAVTDHANMFGAITFYKAAKDASVQPILGAEVDVFDRGHSRHLPLLAASPDGYKNLVHLVSKGHIAPAEGSPPGSLAITLEDLEAHKGGLVAMTGCLGGLVPMRILEEGEGKGAEMLGRLKEILEPGSLYVELQDHGLVEQPVVNGLLADLAKRFDLPLVATNDVHFPAREDSEANLYLSCIKNGRSYAEAKERHHGSSEMYLKSPAEMTQLFSAWPEALKNTLAIAEKCKVKLKLGEPMLPNFKVPEGYDTEGYFRHVAREGLERRFKEGEAQGKKFDRDAYKKRLEMELDVIAKMKFPGYFLIVWDFIRHAKEVGVPVGPGRGSGAGSIVAYSMRITDLDPIPYNLLFERFLNPERVSMPDFDVDFCMDRRDQVIAYVQQKYGEESVGQIATFAELKAKSVIKDVARCMGITPIDAQAVANLIPRKTPAETYTIGESLDIEPKLKARYETEPQIKELLDQSRKLEGLTRHAGKHAAGIVISEGPLWEHVPVFRDEKSGAYVTQYYKDDVEQAGLVKFDFLGLKTLTVIDIAQKLIDERPDHKGVAPFDLAALPLDDKPTYQLLGSGETKGVFQLESSGMQQLFKDLRADSFEDIVAAVALYRPGPLGTGMVADFVNRKHGRAKVETMHALVDHLLVPTYGVIVYQEQVMQIAQALAGYSLGGADLLRRAMGKKKPEEMAKQKSLFVDGAKAKGVSDADAENIFGLLEYFAGYGFNKSHSAAYALITYQTAYLKAHYPAELLCAIMTSDKDRIEKVVRTIADARAMNVTVLPPDINESDTDFKVVYTNPAGDKRLRSKDRVRDKFGPQIRFGLGAVRGVGGGALEAVFEARSAGGAFKDLFDFAERVDAKRINKGVLEALVQCGAFDTMLAPEGISRARAFASIDVALERSRSASRDRDVGQTSLFGLFSAAPAAGKGAPAAASSGYAQAEPWDQKELLVRERQSLGFYVSGHPLDRYLRGAGSFARFELAASSDCATMKDWAVVKLAGMVEGYREKILRDNGGKIAFFELEDLTGRVNVKVRGREIENFAHVLTSGEPVVVQGKVSFPRRDEDAPEGDDDVNREPTIFLNDVKLLSAMVREDTKALAIRIHEKNGAKPEHLKAMRDLFVQRAGDTRVDVTLVLSDGSEATLALSRDYRVEVGDPLLSGLERLFGSGAAELR